The Paenibacillus sp. YPG26 genome includes a window with the following:
- a CDS encoding IseA DL-endopeptidase inhibitor family protein, with product MKSKQITAGILSLAIGLTSAGMAMAAPAANGAQSAAKAQTAPANKSDKKTAPAQKVTDPALIKSLNHESAIPLLVEAGKRYFYALGGGTGTDGEIETFTEKGKEYRYLSADIDTKDELLKYLMKSYTKQASEFFIKKFIIVHEGRLAQLNADSGSLLEFQRATAKMISMTPTKRVYKINVPFPKEIKESSKYIIVKFEKVGDYWRVDTAPQLVF from the coding sequence ATGAAATCAAAACAAATTACCGCAGGCATACTTTCACTCGCTATCGGGTTAACCTCAGCCGGTATGGCTATGGCCGCACCAGCGGCTAACGGAGCGCAATCAGCTGCAAAAGCACAAACAGCTCCGGCAAATAAGTCGGACAAGAAGACTGCTCCCGCTCAGAAGGTGACGGATCCAGCCCTGATCAAGAGCTTGAACCATGAGAGCGCAATTCCGCTTCTTGTCGAAGCAGGGAAGAGATATTTCTACGCGCTTGGCGGTGGAACGGGAACCGACGGTGAGATTGAGACTTTCACCGAGAAGGGGAAAGAATACCGTTACTTATCGGCGGATATTGATACGAAGGACGAGCTGCTTAAGTATCTGATGAAGAGCTATACCAAGCAGGCCAGTGAATTCTTCATCAAGAAATTCATCATCGTTCATGAGGGACGTCTTGCCCAGCTGAATGCCGACAGCGGCAGCCTGCTTGAGTTCCAGAGAGCCACGGCCAAGATGATCAGCATGACCCCGACCAAGCGGGTCTACAAGATCAATGTTCCTTTTCCCAAAGAAATCAAAGAAAGCTCCAAGTATATCATCGTGAAGTTCGAGAAGGTTGGCGATTACTGGAGAGTAGATACCGCACCTCAGCTGGTATTCTAA
- a CDS encoding alpha-glycosidase, whose protein sequence is MLLEAVYHRPKLNWAYAYDKETIHLRIRTKKSDLSHVYAWAGDKYAWDRTRELVPMRVTASDEMFDYWECNVKPPYRRLKYGFLLQKDGEKIWMTEYEFTPDMPPNPDRLFEIPYINPADVFTPPAWVKDAVFYQIFPERFANGDPSNDPEGTLPWGGQPERDNFFGGDLQGVIDHLDHLSELGINAIYFTPLFAATTNHKYDTEDYMRIDPQFGDAETLKKLVKLCHDRGIRILLDAVFNHSGGTFAPFLDVKEKGEASKYKDWFHVNSFPLEVKDGIPSYDAFSFEAHMPKLNTGHPEVKEYLLKVAEYWIKEIGIDGWRLDVANEVDHSFWREFRKVVKNVNPDAYILGEIWHESSPWLSGDQFDAVMNYPFTFAVTDFIVNGTLDASGFASAIAVQLSRYPRQASEVAFNLIDSHDTARLLTLCDGNKDKLRMAAVALFTNMGTPCIYYGDEIGMDGGPDPDCRKCMIWEPEQQDRDLFAFYQRLIQIRKDHPALRTGNTKFLSAGKGDTKVAYERRLGDETVLVMLNNDSTIQSIEIDVYEDTWKDEFSGQEWTAERGKLSVRLPAYGFAILSAK, encoded by the coding sequence ATGTTATTAGAAGCTGTCTATCACCGGCCAAAGCTGAATTGGGCCTATGCCTATGATAAGGAGACGATCCACCTTCGCATCCGGACCAAAAAAAGCGACCTGTCGCATGTCTATGCTTGGGCAGGCGATAAATATGCATGGGACCGTACAAGGGAACTTGTACCTATGCGTGTTACAGCCTCGGATGAAATGTTCGATTACTGGGAATGCAACGTGAAGCCTCCCTACCGCCGCCTTAAATATGGTTTTCTGCTGCAAAAGGACGGCGAGAAAATTTGGATGACCGAATATGAGTTCACTCCGGACATGCCGCCGAATCCAGACCGCTTATTCGAGATTCCTTACATAAATCCGGCTGATGTATTCACTCCGCCAGCATGGGTGAAGGATGCCGTGTTCTACCAGATCTTCCCGGAGCGCTTCGCGAATGGAGATCCAAGCAATGACCCTGAAGGAACACTTCCTTGGGGTGGACAGCCGGAGCGGGACAATTTCTTTGGCGGAGACCTGCAGGGTGTAATTGATCATTTGGATCATTTGAGCGAGCTTGGCATAAATGCTATCTACTTCACGCCGCTATTCGCAGCCACTACGAACCACAAGTATGATACAGAAGATTATATGCGGATTGATCCGCAGTTCGGCGATGCCGAAACGCTCAAGAAGCTGGTCAAGCTCTGCCATGACCGGGGTATCCGCATCCTGCTCGATGCCGTGTTCAACCACTCGGGAGGGACCTTCGCCCCGTTCCTGGACGTGAAGGAGAAAGGCGAAGCTTCCAAATACAAAGACTGGTTCCATGTGAACAGCTTCCCGCTTGAGGTGAAGGATGGCATTCCTTCTTATGATGCTTTCTCCTTCGAAGCACATATGCCCAAGCTGAACACAGGGCACCCTGAGGTCAAAGAGTACCTGCTTAAGGTAGCTGAATACTGGATCAAAGAGATCGGCATTGACGGATGGCGTCTCGATGTAGCTAACGAAGTCGATCACAGCTTCTGGCGCGAATTCCGTAAAGTGGTCAAGAACGTCAACCCGGATGCCTATATTCTGGGCGAAATCTGGCACGAGTCCTCCCCATGGCTGTCGGGTGACCAGTTCGATGCCGTTATGAACTATCCGTTCACCTTCGCGGTTACCGACTTCATTGTAAATGGAACTTTGGATGCAAGCGGATTTGCCAGCGCTATTGCTGTTCAGCTGTCAAGATATCCTCGTCAGGCCAGCGAGGTAGCCTTCAATCTCATCGACAGTCATGATACCGCGCGCCTGTTGACCCTGTGTGACGGGAACAAGGACAAGCTGAGAATGGCCGCTGTTGCCCTCTTCACGAACATGGGTACTCCGTGTATTTATTACGGGGATGAAATCGGAATGGATGGCGGCCCGGATCCGGACTGCCGCAAATGTATGATCTGGGAGCCAGAGCAGCAGGATCGTGATCTGTTCGCCTTTTATCAACGGTTGATTCAGATCAGAAAAGATCACCCTGCACTACGCACAGGGAACACCAAGTTCCTCTCTGCCGGTAAAGGAGATACGAAGGTAGCATACGAACGCCGCCTTGGTGATGAGACTGTTCTTGTTATGCTTAACAATGACAGCACGATTCAGTCCATTGAAATTGATGTCTACGAGGATACATGGAAGGATGAATTCTCGGGTCAAGAATGGACAGCCGAGCGCGGCAAGCTGTCCGTGCGTCTTCCGGCTTACGGCTTCGCTATCTTGTCCGCAAAATAA
- a CDS encoding maltose ABC transporter substrate-binding protein: protein MKIKKLALLLAAFSMAVSITACGPKKASEQVQTPAESGTPTETTAATTEVKPEDGAKLVIWESKDERSFTDEIAKQFTAKYNVQVKIEEVAPTDQVTKLTQDGPSGLAADVVLFPHDSLGRAASANLVLPNDLFAEETTKNNTEIAIKGVTYNDVLYGYPRSAETYALYYNKSLVKEAPKSFDDVLAFGKTFTDKAKKKYGIMWETGNMYFNYPFIATTGGYIYGKEGTDKDDIGINSAGAVEGLKVYQSLKEVLPVKSGDITPDIKRSLFGSGDVAMDINGPWELAGYKAALGDKLGIAPIPSIGGQPAVSMAGVKGWYVNAYSKYPNAAKLFAQFASTKDAQLLLNEKVGSVPTNKEALESEQIKSDPYVSAFAEQTKSSQPMPSIPEMGNVWGPVNAALPEIWDNGKDPKATLDKAAQQIKDLNNGVKKD from the coding sequence ATGAAAATTAAGAAATTAGCGCTTTTACTGGCAGCATTCTCGATGGCAGTATCCATCACGGCTTGCGGACCTAAGAAAGCTTCAGAGCAGGTACAGACACCGGCTGAATCGGGTACGCCTACAGAGACAACGGCTGCTACTACAGAAGTGAAGCCTGAAGACGGCGCCAAGCTTGTTATTTGGGAGAGTAAGGACGAAAGATCTTTCACAGATGAAATTGCAAAGCAATTTACTGCTAAATACAACGTTCAAGTCAAAATTGAAGAAGTAGCTCCAACTGACCAGGTTACCAAATTGACTCAGGATGGACCTTCCGGCCTTGCTGCTGACGTAGTCCTCTTCCCACACGATTCACTAGGTAGAGCTGCAAGTGCTAACTTGGTATTGCCAAATGATCTATTTGCAGAAGAGACAACTAAGAACAACACTGAGATTGCTATCAAAGGTGTTACTTACAACGATGTCCTCTACGGATACCCTAGATCGGCCGAAACTTATGCGCTTTACTACAATAAATCTCTGGTAAAAGAGGCTCCAAAATCGTTCGATGATGTCCTAGCTTTTGGTAAAACGTTTACGGATAAAGCGAAGAAGAAATACGGAATTATGTGGGAGACAGGCAACATGTACTTCAACTATCCGTTCATCGCGACAACTGGCGGCTACATCTACGGCAAAGAAGGTACTGATAAAGATGACATCGGTATCAACAGTGCAGGCGCAGTTGAAGGTCTGAAAGTATACCAAAGCCTGAAAGAAGTTCTTCCAGTGAAGAGTGGTGACATTACTCCAGATATCAAACGCAGCTTGTTCGGCTCCGGTGATGTGGCTATGGATATTAACGGTCCATGGGAGCTTGCCGGTTACAAAGCGGCGCTTGGCGATAAACTGGGTATTGCCCCAATTCCAAGCATTGGTGGCCAGCCAGCAGTTTCGATGGCAGGAGTCAAAGGTTGGTACGTAAATGCGTACTCCAAATACCCGAATGCGGCTAAATTGTTCGCTCAGTTCGCTTCTACTAAAGACGCGCAGCTGCTTCTGAATGAAAAAGTAGGTTCGGTTCCTACGAACAAGGAAGCTCTTGAATCCGAACAAATTAAGAGCGATCCGTATGTGTCCGCTTTCGCTGAACAAACAAAGAGCTCTCAGCCTATGCCGTCCATCCCTGAAATGGGCAACGTATGGGGCCCAGTTAACGCCGCTCTTCCAGAAATCTGGGACAATGGCAAAGATCCTAAGGCTACCTTAGACAAAGCAGCACAACAGATTAAAGATTTGAACAACGGCGTTAAGAAAGACTAG
- a CDS encoding sugar ABC transporter permease, producing MDRHRTRATLLSILSLGLGQIYNRQYVKGAIFLLVEVLGIAYFINYLSFAFWGIITLGETPTGFVKVKSASGMMVSKLVQGDHSIIIMIQSLITLLFLVLFIIAYIMNIKDANRIGGLRDSGHKPNNFKQSVRYILDYKFAQVFLVLPAMGILFFTIMPIIFMIMLAFTNYSAPDHIPPAKLVNWVGFETFTNLVALGTWSHTFYGVLTWTIIWAILSTVTTYFGGMLVALLVNQQGIKFKGLWRTILIIPYAIPQLISLLVMKNLFNGQFGPINQYFGYFGLSGLPWLTDPFWAKVTVIVVNMWVGIPVSMLLIMGVLTTIPKDMYEAAEVDGATGFQKFKIVTLPMILFTTAPTLITQFAGNINNFNAIFLLTAGNPVNGDYQYAGSTDLLVTWLYKLTLDQNKNNMASAVGIIIFVIVASFSIYNYRRTRSFKEEDMIQ from the coding sequence ATGGATCGTCACCGTACAAGGGCCACACTACTGTCGATACTTAGCTTGGGACTAGGACAAATATACAACCGCCAATATGTTAAAGGCGCCATTTTCTTGCTGGTTGAGGTTTTGGGCATTGCCTATTTCATTAATTATTTAAGCTTTGCATTCTGGGGAATTATCACTTTAGGTGAGACGCCCACGGGATTCGTGAAAGTTAAGTCTGCCTCTGGCATGATGGTCTCCAAGCTGGTGCAGGGTGACCACTCGATTATCATTATGATTCAAAGCTTGATCACTTTGCTTTTCCTGGTTCTGTTCATCATAGCCTACATTATGAATATCAAGGACGCCAACCGTATTGGCGGCTTGAGAGACTCTGGACATAAGCCGAATAATTTCAAACAATCGGTTCGATATATTCTGGATTATAAATTCGCACAGGTATTTCTGGTTCTGCCAGCTATGGGTATCCTGTTCTTCACCATTATGCCGATCATCTTCATGATCATGCTGGCATTCACCAACTACTCCGCACCTGATCATATTCCGCCTGCCAAGCTCGTTAACTGGGTTGGGTTCGAGACGTTCACCAATTTGGTCGCACTGGGTACCTGGAGCCATACGTTCTATGGGGTACTTACATGGACCATCATCTGGGCGATTCTCTCCACAGTTACAACTTATTTCGGTGGTATGCTGGTTGCTCTGCTGGTCAACCAACAGGGGATCAAGTTCAAGGGATTGTGGAGAACGATACTTATTATTCCATACGCGATTCCGCAGCTGATCTCCCTGCTTGTGATGAAGAACTTGTTCAATGGACAATTCGGTCCAATCAACCAATACTTTGGTTATTTCGGACTAAGCGGTCTGCCTTGGCTGACCGATCCCTTCTGGGCGAAGGTTACAGTTATCGTAGTTAATATGTGGGTGGGTATTCCGGTATCCATGCTGCTCATTATGGGTGTGCTTACCACAATTCCGAAGGATATGTATGAAGCGGCTGAGGTGGACGGGGCAACAGGCTTCCAGAAATTCAAGATCGTTACGCTGCCCATGATTCTCTTCACTACAGCGCCAACCTTGATCACCCAGTTCGCTGGAAATATCAACAACTTTAATGCGATCTTCCTTCTAACTGCGGGGAATCCGGTGAACGGGGACTACCAATACGCAGGTTCAACCGATTTGCTGGTAACCTGGCTGTATAAGCTCACCCTGGATCAGAACAAGAACAACATGGCCTCTGCGGTCGGCATTATTATATTCGTGATTGTTGCTTCCTTCTCGATTTATAACTACCGCCGGACGAGATCGTTCAAAGAGGAGGATATGATCCAATGA
- a CDS encoding sugar ABC transporter permease, translated as MIGRKLANRLRLTVSYIILVILAVCALYPALWVVLASFRPGKSLYSKTFIPETFTLDHYRELFTSNTFMFTQWYMNTLKIAIFSMIFGVILTLLTSYAVSRFRFRARKTALSTVLVLGMFPGFMSMIAIFLLLKELNLLDTHAALIIVYACGAPLLGTFIAKGFFDTIPRSLDEAARIDGASNFMIFRKIILPLSRPMLTYMALTQFVGPWVDFIFARLILRTKDNWTLAVGLWDIVNTSQNSNFTLFAAAAVFIAIPIIILFIFLQRLLVDGLTSGASKG; from the coding sequence ATGATCGGACGTAAACTTGCTAACAGGCTGCGTTTGACCGTCAGCTATATCATACTTGTCATACTTGCTGTGTGCGCGCTATATCCTGCTTTGTGGGTGGTACTGGCTTCCTTTAGACCTGGTAAATCGCTGTACAGTAAGACCTTTATTCCTGAGACCTTCACACTGGATCATTACAGAGAGTTATTCACGTCTAACACATTTATGTTCACTCAGTGGTACATGAATACACTGAAGATTGCTATATTCTCTATGATCTTCGGCGTAATTCTGACCCTGCTGACAAGCTATGCGGTATCCCGGTTCCGCTTCCGGGCACGGAAGACGGCCTTGTCTACAGTTCTTGTACTGGGCATGTTCCCGGGCTTCATGAGTATGATCGCGATATTCCTGCTGCTCAAAGAGCTCAACCTGTTGGATACGCACGCGGCACTGATTATCGTCTATGCCTGCGGAGCTCCGCTTCTGGGTACATTCATTGCCAAGGGCTTCTTCGATACGATTCCAAGATCGCTGGATGAAGCGGCCCGCATTGACGGTGCCAGCAACTTCATGATCTTCCGCAAGATTATCCTGCCGTTGTCGCGCCCTATGCTGACCTACATGGCACTGACTCAGTTTGTTGGACCATGGGTGGACTTCATCTTTGCAAGGCTAATTCTTCGGACCAAAGACAACTGGACGCTGGCTGTCGGACTCTGGGATATTGTCAATACAAGCCAGAACAGTAACTTTACCCTGTTCGCTGCGGCGGCCGTATTTATCGCCATTCCAATTATTATCCTGTTTATCTTCCTGCAGCGCCTGCTTGTTGACGGACTTACCTCCGGGGCAAGTAAAGGTTAG
- a CDS encoding methyl-accepting chemotaxis protein — translation MKLGLKLDLRSVGTKLFLVVFLAIVVLSAGLGLVSYQVSKGIIQEQVSSASSEAVKQAADKLDFLFGQYESQSRQLAVDPILRSDLETVNMPDLGTVERTQAEDRIRRRLDALTGSDDRLVSVKLIASAEGSTSTIQSGSTGVRTDEAIEARLKQIKEADGEPVWIPTLSKGFFGNISVPEFTMGRLLKNMQHPEAEYILLIEIKESSLGTILSNLKIGNSGEVRLVTASNQIVHAKDSKLLEKESFIKVSPAQLKGKDRSFTAENEQNVENLVVFQPLMTSGWTLLGYAPTSDFLSAADRLLTITFTVIVVAIILALLIGYYMIRMVGKPLSKLSKLMEEGERGNLKVRAAFKSNDEIGRVGQAFNQMMTRISALVEQTNSTALKVLGTAEELAAASKSTSQAAGEIAAATHEIAQGTSNLAIEAEKESQIADDIGAKMDKVNAANVSMGESADRAIAVSVQGTEYMKELVDKTGTASKMTDLIQENSAKLTRSTASIQSILAPMVEMTKQTNILSLNASIEAARAGAAGRGFSIIADEIRTLAQQSNESIQSVSNITNQIQQDIEHTVEVLNKVSPLFDEQLESVREASSFFTSVREEMEQFYSHIENSSGSVKELSDSQYILGDSISSVSAVVEETSASTQQVASMSSEQFKVSEQLVALSVQLERLAEDLKKSLTGFNT, via the coding sequence TTGAAGTTAGGTCTTAAGTTGGATTTGCGGTCGGTGGGTACGAAGCTGTTTCTGGTGGTTTTTCTCGCTATTGTCGTGTTATCGGCCGGATTAGGGCTCGTCTCTTATCAGGTGTCCAAGGGAATTATCCAGGAACAGGTGTCTTCAGCATCATCCGAAGCCGTTAAGCAGGCAGCGGATAAGCTTGACTTCCTATTCGGCCAGTACGAGTCTCAATCGCGTCAGCTGGCGGTAGACCCTATCCTCCGATCGGATCTGGAGACGGTTAATATGCCGGATCTTGGTACCGTGGAAAGGACACAGGCGGAAGACCGCATTAGGCGCAGACTGGATGCCTTAACCGGCTCTGATGATCGGCTGGTCAGCGTGAAGCTGATTGCGAGCGCCGAGGGCAGCACCTCTACTATTCAGTCGGGATCAACGGGAGTCAGAACCGATGAGGCTATCGAGGCCAGACTGAAGCAGATCAAGGAAGCTGATGGGGAGCCAGTGTGGATTCCGACCCTGAGCAAGGGCTTCTTCGGAAATATCAGTGTTCCCGAGTTCACCATGGGCAGACTGCTGAAGAATATGCAGCATCCCGAGGCTGAATATATCCTGTTAATTGAGATCAAGGAGTCCTCGCTGGGCACCATCTTGTCTAACCTGAAGATCGGGAACTCCGGTGAAGTGAGACTCGTCACCGCAAGCAATCAGATTGTGCATGCGAAGGACAGCAAGCTGCTGGAGAAGGAGTCTTTTATCAAAGTAAGTCCGGCTCAGCTTAAAGGGAAAGACCGCTCGTTCACGGCTGAGAATGAACAGAATGTGGAGAATCTAGTTGTCTTCCAGCCGCTTATGACCTCCGGATGGACACTTCTGGGATATGCCCCAACCAGTGACTTCCTAAGCGCGGCTGACCGCCTGCTCACGATTACCTTCACCGTAATAGTCGTGGCGATTATCCTCGCCCTGCTTATTGGATATTACATGATTCGGATGGTAGGGAAGCCGCTAAGCAAGCTGTCCAAGCTGATGGAAGAAGGGGAGCGCGGTAACCTTAAGGTACGTGCTGCATTCAAGAGCAATGATGAGATTGGACGTGTGGGACAAGCCTTTAACCAGATGATGACCCGCATCTCGGCTCTGGTGGAACAGACGAATTCGACCGCGCTTAAGGTGCTGGGTACAGCTGAAGAGCTGGCTGCAGCATCGAAGAGCACCTCACAAGCTGCCGGCGAAATTGCCGCGGCAACCCACGAAATAGCCCAAGGTACTTCGAATCTGGCGATTGAAGCGGAGAAGGAAAGTCAGATAGCTGATGATATCGGTGCCAAGATGGACAAGGTGAACGCGGCCAATGTCTCAATGGGCGAGTCAGCCGACCGTGCGATTGCGGTTAGTGTTCAGGGAACGGAATATATGAAGGAGTTGGTTGATAAGACGGGGACTGCCTCCAAGATGACGGACCTGATTCAGGAGAATTCAGCCAAGCTGACGAGAAGCACCGCTTCGATTCAGAGTATTCTGGCTCCTATGGTTGAGATGACCAAGCAGACGAATATTCTGTCGCTGAATGCTTCTATTGAAGCCGCGAGAGCCGGGGCGGCGGGCCGGGGCTTCAGCATTATTGCCGATGAGATCCGCACCCTGGCTCAGCAGTCGAATGAGTCAATTCAATCTGTATCCAATATTACGAATCAGATTCAGCAGGATATTGAGCATACCGTCGAGGTGCTGAATAAGGTATCGCCGCTCTTCGATGAACAGCTGGAATCAGTAAGAGAAGCTTCTTCCTTCTTCACCAGCGTGCGGGAAGAGATGGAGCAGTTCTACAGCCATATTGAGAACTCCTCAGGGTCTGTGAAGGAACTGAGCGATTCCCAGTATATCCTGGGTGATTCCATCTCCAGTGTCAGCGCGGTAGTGGAAGAGACAAGTGCTTCAACTCAGCAGGTGGCTTCCATGTCATCGGAGCAGTTCAAGGTCAGCGAGCAGCTGGTCGCGCTCTCCGTGCAGCTGGAGCGTCTGGCAGAAGATCTGAAGAAATCCCTTACGGGATTTAATACTTAA
- a CDS encoding type II secretion system protein: MKKQLGSKDQGFSLIEVLAAITILSVVALVLSSYFTNSLSYSKKNQNKTIMVNLARNALFYMEKQSFSGLSEYFARTDTLKCTKKAEDAAQDCSGPADGLGTKEDIVRGVLNPTVNGISYNVSVQYQKDLHENMKHSADDETKRSSAKYLLPVKVIVQGLGDNGSRANETVVEGYITDETIR, from the coding sequence GTGAAGAAGCAGCTGGGAAGTAAGGATCAGGGATTTTCACTAATTGAAGTGCTCGCTGCGATAACGATTCTGTCGGTTGTTGCATTGGTGCTGTCTTCTTATTTCACGAACTCTCTCTCTTATTCCAAGAAAAATCAGAACAAGACAATCATGGTCAATCTGGCACGCAATGCCCTGTTCTATATGGAGAAGCAGAGCTTCAGCGGGTTGTCAGAATATTTTGCCAGAACAGATACGCTAAAATGCACGAAGAAAGCAGAAGATGCGGCTCAGGATTGCAGCGGGCCCGCTGATGGGCTGGGAACGAAGGAGGACATCGTCCGAGGTGTACTGAACCCTACAGTAAACGGGATTTCTTACAACGTGTCGGTCCAGTATCAGAAGGATCTTCATGAGAACATGAAGCATTCTGCAGATGATGAGACGAAGAGGAGTTCCGCCAAGTACCTGCTGCCTGTCAAGGTGATTGTACAAGGCTTGGGTGACAATGGAAGCAGAGCGAACGAGACCGTCGTGGAGGGCTATATTACAGATGAGACTATTCGTTAA
- a CDS encoding prepilin-type N-terminal cleavage/methylation domain-containing protein, translated as MRLFVKRLKKDEGVTLIELIAALSLLALVLGMIYSVAVFGFKSYHKISVENSLRDEADILMSSIITNLYMFAPDRVIRDGADGTGILLQKDYVDSAGSNKVKERIIRIQSHALVIRDLTEAESTVSAAEAGKVAIQSRVEVDQAEVPAADRHNSVITLDDSTCRPELPCESGLINIKLVLSQEYGGETYKLTLESKFGF; from the coding sequence ATGAGACTATTCGTTAAGCGGCTGAAGAAGGATGAAGGGGTTACTTTAATCGAGCTTATTGCGGCATTGTCCCTGCTGGCACTCGTGCTTGGAATGATCTATTCCGTAGCTGTCTTTGGATTCAAAAGCTATCACAAAATCAGTGTGGAGAATTCCCTGCGTGATGAAGCCGATATTCTGATGTCTTCGATTATTACGAATTTGTATATGTTCGCTCCTGATCGTGTGATTCGGGATGGAGCCGATGGAACGGGGATCCTTCTTCAGAAGGATTATGTTGACTCGGCCGGCAGTAATAAGGTGAAGGAACGGATAATCAGGATTCAAAGCCATGCATTGGTTATCAGAGATCTTACTGAGGCTGAGAGCACGGTATCTGCGGCAGAAGCCGGTAAGGTTGCTATTCAGTCCCGCGTGGAAGTGGATCAAGCGGAGGTGCCTGCGGCAGACCGGCATAATTCAGTGATTACCCTGGATGACAGCACCTGTCGGCCGGAGCTTCCCTGTGAGAGCGGCTTGATTAATATTAAGCTTGTCCTCAGTCAGGAATATGGCGGGGAGACTTATAAGCTCACTCTTGAAAGTAAATTCGGGTTCTAG